The Metabacillus sediminilitoris genome window below encodes:
- a CDS encoding YkuS family protein, whose product MPKIGVEHSLTDVTAALQQKGYDVVQLNNESDAQGCDCCVITGQDANVMGISNAVTPGSVIQASGLTADQICQQVESKMNR is encoded by the coding sequence ATGCCAAAAATCGGTGTGGAACATTCATTAACAGACGTAACTGCTGCTTTACAACAAAAAGGCTATGATGTTGTCCAATTAAACAACGAAAGTGATGCACAAGGATGTGACTGCTGTGTGATCACTGGACAGGATGCCAATGTTATGGGAATTTCAAATGCGGTGACACCTGGTTCTGTCATTCAAGCAAGTGGTTTAACTGCTGATCAAATTTGCCAACAAGTTGAAAGTAAAATGAATCGTTAA
- a CDS encoding N-acetyldiaminopimelate deacetylase, whose translation MYKENLIQIRRDLHRIPEIGFQEYKTQAYLLSIIKQFPAERIDIQTWKTGIFVLVKGTNPRKTIGYRADIDGLPINEETEYEFQSEHPGFMHACGHDLHMTIALGILSHFVENPITDNVLFLFQPAEEGPGGAEPMLNSEIAKTWRPDIITALHISPELPVGTISTKPGLLFANTSELFIDLKGKGGHAAFPHTTNDMVVAACSLVNQLQTIVARNVDPLDSAVITVGKITGGTVQNIIAENARLEGTIRTLSIQSMERVKERIEALVKGVEIGYSCKATIDYGAMYHQVFNEETLTTEFMEFTAGNTDYNVQLAKEAMTGEDFGYMVDQIPGFMFWLGVDSSFGLHHAKLMPAEEAIFVAVDVMTKYISYKANQQI comes from the coding sequence ATGTACAAAGAAAATCTAATTCAAATTCGCCGTGATCTTCATCGAATTCCTGAAATTGGCTTTCAAGAATATAAAACACAAGCATATTTATTAAGTATAATAAAACAATTTCCTGCAGAACGTATCGACATTCAGACTTGGAAAACAGGGATTTTCGTTTTAGTTAAAGGAACGAATCCTCGAAAAACAATCGGTTATCGTGCTGATATAGATGGATTACCGATCAATGAAGAAACAGAATATGAATTTCAATCAGAGCATCCTGGTTTTATGCATGCATGTGGTCATGATCTTCATATGACAATTGCGTTAGGGATTCTTTCGCATTTTGTAGAAAATCCAATCACAGACAATGTACTATTTTTATTTCAACCAGCAGAAGAAGGCCCTGGTGGAGCGGAACCAATGCTAAATAGTGAGATTGCAAAAACATGGAGACCTGATATTATTACCGCATTGCACATTTCACCTGAGCTTCCTGTGGGTACAATTTCAACAAAACCAGGCTTACTTTTTGCCAATACATCGGAATTATTTATTGATTTAAAAGGGAAAGGCGGACATGCAGCATTTCCACATACGACAAATGATATGGTTGTTGCGGCGTGTTCTCTTGTAAATCAGCTCCAAACGATTGTCGCACGAAATGTTGATCCACTAGATAGTGCAGTCATAACAGTTGGAAAAATAACTGGTGGGACGGTTCAAAATATTATTGCTGAAAATGCAAGACTAGAAGGAACGATACGGACGCTTTCAATACAGTCAATGGAAAGAGTAAAAGAAAGAATCGAAGCACTCGTTAAAGGAGTGGAGATAGGATACTCTTGTAAAGCAACGATTGATTACGGAGCGATGTACCATCAAGTATTTAATGAAGAAACATTAACAACTGAATTTATGGAATTTACAGCAGGAAACACAGATTATAATGTTCAATTGGCAAAAGAAGCCATGACAGGAGAAGATTTCGGTTATATGGTTGATCAAATTCCGGGGTTTATGTTTTGGTTAGGTGTTGACTCTTCCTTCGGTTTACATCATGCGAAGCTAATGCCTGCTGAGGAAGCAATCTTTGTTGCAGTAGACGTTATGACTAAGTATATTTCTTATAAGGCAAATCAACAGATTTAA
- the dapD gene encoding 2,3,4,5-tetrahydropyridine-2,6-dicarboxylate N-acetyltransferase — MKMMDANEIISFIGNSKKSTPVKVYVKGNLEGVNFGESAQTFITGNTGVVFGEWSDIQEAIETNKGNIEDYVIENDRRNSAIPLLDLKGIKARIEPGAIIRDQVEIGDNAVIMMGASINIGSVIGEGTMIDMNAVLGGRATVGKNCHIGAGTVLAGVIEPPSAKPVVIEDDVVIGANVVVLEGVTVGKGAVVGAGAIVTKDVEPYTVVTGAPARKLKDIDSKTKSKTEIMQELRQL, encoded by the coding sequence ATGAAAATGATGGATGCAAATGAGATTATCTCATTCATAGGAAATAGTAAAAAATCAACACCTGTAAAGGTTTATGTTAAAGGAAATCTTGAAGGAGTAAATTTCGGTGAGTCAGCACAAACCTTTATTACAGGGAACACAGGAGTAGTCTTTGGCGAGTGGTCCGATATCCAAGAAGCAATAGAAACAAATAAAGGGAATATTGAAGATTATGTGATTGAAAATGATCGCCGTAATTCAGCGATTCCTTTACTTGATTTGAAAGGAATTAAAGCACGAATTGAGCCAGGTGCGATCATTCGTGATCAAGTTGAAATTGGGGATAATGCTGTTATTATGATGGGTGCTTCAATCAATATCGGCAGTGTTATTGGTGAAGGAACAATGATTGATATGAATGCTGTACTTGGCGGTCGTGCAACAGTAGGTAAAAACTGTCATATCGGTGCAGGGACAGTTTTAGCAGGTGTTATCGAGCCCCCATCCGCAAAACCAGTCGTTATTGAAGACGATGTTGTTATCGGAGCAAATGTAGTTGTTTTAGAAGGTGTTACGGTTGGAAAAGGAGCAGTTGTTGGTGCAGGAGCTATTGTTACAAAGGATGTAGAACCTTATACAGTTGTAACAGGTGCACCTGCACGTAAACTAAAAGATATTGACTCAAAAACAAAATCTAAAACAGAAATCATGCAAGAATTAAGACAATTATAA
- a CDS encoding LysR family transcriptional regulator, translating into MQTSELRMLVVLSEEMNMRKASERLFVSQPALSQRLQSIEKSWGFQLFIRSQKGLTLTPAGEKVISFAREVVFNEDKVKEEILELEGEVHGTLKLAVASIIGQNWLPKVLKTYVRKYPHAKISLITGWSSEILRSMYEDHVHIGIIRGNPEWKGMKEHLLTDTLYLVDTEISQIEDVLHTERPFIQFKSDSTYFQDIQDWWHRKFQTSPKRTIVVDQIETCKQMALNGIGYAILPSVTLKEDEREIFKVPLLDEEGKPLKRDTWLIGFETSFKLKQVQAFIDIVKEHKQLENTF; encoded by the coding sequence TTGCAAACTTCAGAACTTCGGATGCTTGTCGTATTATCAGAGGAAATGAATATGAGAAAAGCTTCTGAACGATTATTTGTCTCACAGCCAGCGCTGTCACAACGATTACAATCGATTGAGAAGTCATGGGGATTTCAACTATTTATTCGTTCTCAAAAGGGACTTACTTTAACCCCTGCAGGAGAAAAAGTCATCTCTTTTGCACGAGAAGTTGTTTTTAATGAAGATAAGGTGAAAGAAGAAATCTTAGAATTAGAGGGAGAAGTACATGGAACATTAAAGCTTGCGGTAGCTTCCATTATTGGTCAAAACTGGCTTCCGAAAGTATTAAAGACGTATGTTAGAAAATACCCACATGCTAAAATTTCTCTCATAACTGGTTGGAGTAGTGAAATATTAAGAAGTATGTACGAGGATCATGTTCACATTGGTATTATTAGAGGTAATCCAGAATGGAAGGGAATGAAGGAACATCTTTTAACCGACACACTCTATTTAGTTGATACCGAAATAAGTCAAATTGAAGATGTACTTCATACAGAAAGACCATTTATTCAATTTAAGAGTGATTCTACTTATTTTCAGGATATTCAAGATTGGTGGCACCGAAAGTTTCAAACATCACCAAAACGAACAATTGTTGTTGATCAAATCGAAACATGCAAACAAATGGCTTTAAATGGGATAGGCTATGCTATATTACCATCTGTTACTTTAAAAGAGGATGAAAGGGAAATATTTAAAGTTCCATTATTAGATGAAGAAGGAAAACCGCTTAAACGAGATACCTGGTTAATTGGGTTTGAGACTTCATTTAAATTAAAACAAGTTCAAGCATTTATTGATATCGTAAAGGAACATAAACAACTAGAAAATACTTTTTAA
- a CDS encoding MDR family MFS transporter produces MLAMFMAAIEATIVATAMPAIVSELGDFSLYSWVFSSYLLMNAVTVLIYGKLSDLFGRKPVLTVGIIIFLIGSLLCGLATTMEWLIIARFVQGFGAGAVLPIASTIVGDIYTKEERAKIQGFLSSVWGISAIMGPALGGLLVEYVSWRFVFWLNIPLGILTIIGLYLFLHENIEKRKPQIDYVGAVLLTMSITTFMFILVEGGIRFEWLSMPILLLGAFTILCLIAFVLYERKLEEPMMPFELWSERSILIANLTSHTTGIILIGLSTFLPTFVQGVMEEKPIVAGLTLTTMSIGWPIAAMISGRTILTIGFRTTSILGGISLLCGSVIFILLSGTNSPLFAATGSFLIGVGMGLTTTAFIVSIQSTVEWRKRGVATATNMFMRNVGSTIGAALLGGILNSRLLNYLSSKGASEDLNLESTTTLLDVSQRGNLTEEARTLLQNGLEFALHDVFWIVFGFALLSFILILFLPKKDKALG; encoded by the coding sequence ATGCTAGCAATGTTTATGGCAGCAATAGAGGCCACAATTGTAGCGACAGCTATGCCTGCTATTGTATCTGAATTAGGTGATTTTTCACTTTATAGCTGGGTATTTTCTTCTTACCTATTAATGAATGCAGTAACCGTTTTAATATATGGGAAATTATCTGATTTATTTGGCAGGAAGCCTGTTTTAACAGTCGGTATCATTATTTTTTTAATTGGTTCATTACTATGTGGACTTGCTACTACTATGGAATGGCTTATTATTGCCCGATTTGTTCAAGGATTTGGTGCCGGCGCTGTCTTGCCAATTGCTTCAACAATAGTTGGTGACATATACACAAAGGAAGAACGTGCAAAAATTCAGGGTTTTTTATCGAGTGTTTGGGGAATCTCAGCAATTATGGGGCCTGCACTTGGAGGTTTACTAGTTGAGTATGTTAGTTGGAGGTTTGTCTTTTGGCTAAACATTCCATTAGGAATTCTCACAATTATTGGTTTATATCTCTTTCTACATGAAAATATTGAAAAAAGGAAGCCGCAAATTGATTATGTTGGTGCAGTTCTTCTTACCATGTCTATTACTACGTTTATGTTTATTCTTGTCGAGGGGGGCATACGCTTTGAGTGGCTTTCTATGCCAATCTTATTATTAGGGGCGTTTACTATCCTCTGCTTAATAGCGTTTGTCTTATATGAGAGAAAACTAGAAGAACCGATGATGCCTTTTGAGCTTTGGAGCGAACGGTCGATCTTAATTGCTAATCTTACTTCTCATACAACCGGCATTATTTTAATTGGACTATCGACCTTTTTGCCAACCTTTGTTCAAGGTGTTATGGAAGAAAAGCCGATTGTTGCTGGCTTAACACTAACGACAATGTCTATCGGCTGGCCAATTGCGGCTATGATTTCAGGTCGGACAATATTAACAATCGGCTTCCGAACAACATCGATCTTGGGTGGCATTTCACTTCTATGTGGAAGTGTCATCTTTATCTTATTATCAGGTACTAATAGTCCGCTTTTCGCTGCAACAGGTTCATTTTTAATTGGAGTTGGAATGGGCTTAACAACTACTGCATTTATTGTTTCTATTCAAAGTACGGTTGAATGGAGAAAAAGAGGTGTTGCAACTGCAACAAATATGTTTATGCGAAATGTTGGTAGTACGATTGGTGCTGCATTGTTAGGCGGTATATTAAACAGCAGGCTTTTAAATTATTTATCAAGTAAGGGGGCCTCTGAAGATCTAAATCTTGAATCTACAACAACATTGCTTGATGTCTCACAGCGTGGCAACCTAACGGAGGAAGCGAGAACATTACTACAAAATGGTCTTGAATTTGCTTTACACGATGTATTTTGGATTGTATTTGGATTTGCTCTTTTAAGTTTCATTTTGATTCTATTTTTACCAAAGAAAGATAAAGCTTTAGGCTGA
- the cbpB gene encoding cyclic-di-AMP-binding protein CbpB, with translation MISKDIGDIMDATIKDLMIPGDKVAHVQIGNNLEHALLVLTKTGYTAIPVLDPTFKLHGLIGMNLIMDNLFGLERIEFEKLENMKVEEVMNTEIPRLFLNDSLEKGLDLVVNHNFVCVQNDENVFEGIFTRRAILKQLKNHNEKLKNSDNV, from the coding sequence ATGATTAGTAAAGATATCGGTGATATTATGGATGCAACAATTAAAGATTTAATGATTCCTGGAGATAAAGTCGCACACGTACAAATAGGAAATAATTTAGAACACGCTTTACTTGTACTTACAAAGACAGGCTATACGGCGATTCCGGTATTAGACCCAACCTTCAAACTACATGGATTAATTGGTATGAATTTAATCATGGATAATCTTTTTGGGTTAGAGAGAATTGAATTCGAAAAGTTGGAAAATATGAAGGTCGAAGAAGTAATGAATACAGAAATACCAAGACTTTTTCTAAATGATTCTTTAGAAAAGGGTCTTGATCTTGTAGTGAATCATAATTTTGTCTGTGTTCAAAATGATGAGAATGTTTTTGAAGGGATTTTTACAAGAAGAGCAATTTTAAAACAATTGAAAAACCATAATGAAAAGTTAAAAAACAGTGACAATGTATAA
- the abbA gene encoding antirepressor AbbA, with amino-acid sequence MKVDITMDLLSTDDLKLLVEILFRQQYAIEIICSELNDIEAGLKSMDDESYKRLVSLYDRLRVR; translated from the coding sequence GTGAAAGTAGATATAACAATGGATTTACTATCAACAGATGATCTAAAATTATTAGTTGAAATTTTGTTTAGACAACAATATGCAATTGAAATTATTTGCAGTGAACTGAACGATATTGAAGCAGGCTTAAAAAGCATGGATGATGAATCTTATAAACGACTTGTTTCATTATATGATCGGTTAAGGGTAAGATAA
- a CDS encoding ribonuclease H-like YkuK family protein: MNESFTFYNVSEKQMTFPVVIERIKGFIQKDPRSEYVLSIGSDSHVHQTETKFITAIHLHRKGKGAWGCLKNYCVKRPVFSVREKISIETTLSQEVAYLFTSKYLVDLSDLLIPFTDEGADLLFEIHLDIGRKGMTKELIQEMTGRIEAMGIEAKIKPDSYAAFSYANRYTR; encoded by the coding sequence ATGAACGAATCTTTCACCTTTTATAATGTCTCAGAAAAACAAATGACTTTTCCAGTTGTAATTGAGCGTATAAAAGGCTTTATCCAAAAAGATCCACGTTCAGAATATGTGCTGTCAATTGGCTCAGATTCACATGTTCATCAAACAGAGACAAAGTTTATTACAGCCATTCATCTTCATCGAAAGGGTAAAGGTGCTTGGGGTTGTTTGAAGAATTATTGTGTAAAACGTCCCGTTTTTAGTGTCCGGGAAAAAATCTCAATTGAAACGACACTTAGTCAAGAAGTGGCATATTTATTTACTTCAAAATATTTAGTCGATTTATCAGACTTATTAATTCCATTTACAGATGAAGGTGCCGATTTACTATTTGAAATCCATTTAGATATTGGAAGAAAGGGTATGACAAAGGAATTAATTCAGGAAATGACAGGAAGAATTGAAGCGATGGGTATTGAAGCTAAGATAAAGCCTGATTCGTATGCAGCTTTCAGTTATGCAAATCGGTATACAAGGTAA
- a CDS encoding YkuJ family protein: MSQLLGIITRLQSLQENAGSGEPLQRFFEVEGEKRCSVKYFDKNNTFELEVFQKGEKPQSYQFDNIDMIAMEIFDLLQ, from the coding sequence GTGTCACAACTATTAGGTATCATTACAAGACTACAAAGTCTACAAGAAAATGCAGGTTCTGGTGAACCTTTACAACGTTTTTTTGAAGTTGAAGGAGAAAAACGCTGCAGTGTTAAATACTTTGATAAAAATAACACATTTGAATTAGAAGTTTTTCAAAAAGGTGAAAAACCTCAGTCCTATCAATTTGATAACATTGATATGATCGCAATGGAAATTTTTGATCTTCTCCAATAA
- a CDS encoding MBL fold metallo-hydrolase — protein MAYIKSVDKRITIIDSLDLGMQGRTSCYVLQDEKIVLFEPSASPSIPHILEGLEELKIPLEKIAFIIVTHIHLDHAGGAGLLLEKCRNAKLIVHPRGAKHMADPTKLIAGAKSVYGDEFNLLFDPIIPIPEDRILIKGHGEILKIGKQSYLTFYDSPGHANHHFSIHDSVSNGIFTGDTLGIFYGEFLHQDQEFYLPSTSPTQFNPESMLQSANMIEALNVNKIYFSHFGVCHYPQLAINELRKWLPQFLDIACNTLKVHQEKGFHQICKAVEVELKKLVFSELKKQTIPNDSKIYKILSADLSICAMGLVDYLNKCLERSEK, from the coding sequence TTGGCATACATAAAGTCGGTTGACAAAAGAATTACAATTATTGACAGTTTAGACTTAGGAATGCAAGGACGAACAAGCTGCTATGTTCTTCAGGATGAAAAGATTGTCCTTTTTGAACCCTCTGCAAGTCCTTCAATACCACATATTTTAGAAGGCTTAGAAGAACTCAAAATACCTTTAGAAAAAATAGCTTTTATTATTGTAACACATATCCATTTAGATCATGCCGGTGGAGCAGGATTACTTTTAGAAAAATGTCGAAATGCAAAATTAATTGTTCATCCTCGAGGGGCTAAACATATGGCAGATCCCACAAAACTAATCGCTGGTGCTAAATCAGTATACGGTGATGAATTTAATCTGTTATTTGATCCAATTATTCCAATACCTGAAGATCGCATTTTAATTAAAGGTCATGGCGAAATTCTTAAAATTGGGAAACAGTCATATTTAACCTTTTACGACTCTCCCGGCCATGCAAATCATCATTTTAGCATCCATGATTCGGTAAGCAATGGGATCTTTACAGGTGATACACTAGGAATTTTTTACGGGGAATTTCTTCATCAAGATCAAGAATTTTATCTACCATCGACTTCTCCAACCCAATTTAATCCAGAATCAATGCTTCAATCTGCAAACATGATTGAAGCATTAAATGTTAATAAGATTTATTTTAGTCATTTTGGTGTATGTCATTACCCTCAGCTCGCAATTAATGAGCTAAGAAAATGGCTTCCACAATTTTTAGACATAGCTTGTAATACATTAAAAGTTCACCAAGAAAAAGGTTTCCACCAAATTTGTAAGGCTGTTGAAGTTGAATTAAAAAAGCTTGTTTTCAGTGAATTAAAAAAGCAAACAATACCTAATGATAGTAAGATCTATAAAATTCTATCGGCTGATTTATCTATTTGTGCAATGGGGCTTGTCGATTATTTAAATAAATGTTTGGAGAGATCGGAAAAATGA
- a CDS encoding glutaredoxin family protein — MNKVITVYTQPSCPPCQVVKAFLDHHNLSYFEKDISVDVKARDKLVYELESTSTPTITVDDQIVTGFDLEKLEVLLGLKN; from the coding sequence ATGAATAAAGTAATAACTGTATATACACAACCTAGTTGTCCTCCTTGTCAAGTTGTAAAAGCATTCCTTGATCATCATAATCTTTCATATTTTGAAAAAGACATAAGTGTTGATGTGAAAGCCCGCGATAAGTTAGTGTATGAACTTGAATCAACCTCAACACCGACGATTACAGTGGACGATCAGATTGTGACTGGTTTCGATTTAGAAAAACTTGAGGTTCTATTAGGATTAAAAAACTAA
- a CDS encoding DUF3993 domain-containing protein — translation MRQNCLLFCLLFVIVTFSFAQQAFAEELEGTSREEVLTHIQEAFNAQVSLTEKTRSLEEIKQLLSLYFDDKLIDMYIDENVQKEDGKYIVYGTDFPMHTIPFFSYNENTKVHEQANERIIYEFFPASTDGPVQYEDHYEVIKLRKERDGWKVYAINTNAKKPEIDGKQFGFISNEKEKKQSEEIKNTTTLGLTQHNSPDSLNMNSDYLKQPIKEMKEVLFFNLFYLQLRNMLNEFGIS, via the coding sequence TTGAGACAAAACTGTTTACTCTTTTGCCTATTGTTTGTAATTGTCACTTTTTCATTTGCACAACAAGCATTTGCTGAAGAACTTGAAGGAACTTCCCGGGAAGAGGTATTAACTCATATTCAAGAAGCATTTAATGCCCAAGTATCACTAACTGAAAAAACAAGATCACTCGAAGAAATAAAACAACTATTATCTCTTTATTTCGATGATAAACTGATTGATATGTATATCGATGAAAACGTCCAAAAGGAAGATGGGAAATATATCGTATATGGAACCGATTTTCCCATGCATACCATTCCGTTCTTTTCTTATAACGAAAATACAAAAGTCCATGAGCAAGCAAACGAGAGAATCATCTATGAATTCTTCCCAGCCTCAACAGATGGACCAGTTCAATACGAAGACCATTATGAAGTTATAAAATTGCGCAAGGAAAGAGATGGTTGGAAAGTATATGCTATCAATACGAACGCAAAGAAACCAGAAATAGATGGGAAACAATTTGGGTTCATATCAAATGAAAAAGAGAAAAAACAATCCGAAGAAATCAAGAATACAACGACATTGGGATTAACTCAACATAATAGTCCTGATAGTTTAAATATGAATTCTGACTATCTAAAACAACCAATAAAGGAAATGAAAGAAGTATTATTTTTCAACTTATTTTATTTACAATTAAGAAACATGTTAAATGAATTCGGTATATCTTGA
- a CDS encoding EAL-associated domain-containing protein: MDPLDIMTNLEKVLPNYQAIFSADEQRVIGYEVLGRIKLKDEIQSLGPFFQDENVPDEYRIEVDDFILKQAIDEFLQLKDPELLLFINRDANLLMLDHGESFLEILFNKQDSGLKLDQIVLEITEHNFKGDAEQLYHLLTYYRTYGIKIAIDNIGKASSNLDRIGMLTPDILKIDLQPLRSTSTLQSYYDVLYSISLLARKVGATLLYEDVEVDFQLQYAWKNGGRYYQGYYLDKPKREFIDRDNCKERLKQEFQRFISSEKKKLERLYNFTENFHQRIHQLLAKIEKQYDDYNQLLEELSNQLDDCSFRIYICDEDGFQQSVNIYKNKHWEIQPQYYLKNWSWRPYFLENIMRMRIDKKGFLSDVYSDIEKGDLIRTFSFPLNNDHYLFIDLSYEFLYEEEGLL, from the coding sequence ATGGATCCATTAGATATTATGACGAATCTAGAGAAGGTTCTTCCTAATTACCAAGCAATTTTTAGTGCAGATGAACAACGTGTTATTGGATATGAAGTTTTAGGTAGAATCAAGCTTAAAGATGAAATACAAAGTCTTGGGCCATTTTTTCAAGATGAAAATGTACCAGATGAATATCGAATTGAGGTTGATGATTTTATACTAAAACAGGCAATTGATGAATTTTTGCAATTGAAGGATCCAGAACTTCTGTTATTTATTAATCGAGATGCAAATTTACTGATGCTTGATCATGGTGAGAGTTTTCTTGAAATTTTATTTAATAAGCAAGATTCTGGATTGAAACTTGATCAAATTGTATTGGAGATAACCGAACATAATTTTAAAGGTGATGCAGAACAGCTTTACCACCTCTTAACATATTACAGGACATATGGGATAAAAATTGCCATTGATAACATTGGAAAGGCTAGTAGTAATTTAGATCGAATTGGCATGTTAACCCCGGATATTTTAAAAATAGACTTACAACCTTTAAGATCTACCTCAACCCTCCAATCTTATTATGATGTATTGTATTCTATTTCCTTATTAGCAAGAAAAGTTGGTGCCACTCTTTTATATGAGGATGTTGAAGTAGATTTTCAGTTGCAATATGCATGGAAAAATGGTGGAAGATACTATCAAGGGTATTATCTCGATAAGCCAAAGCGGGAATTTATTGATCGAGATAATTGTAAAGAAAGGTTGAAACAAGAATTTCAGCGATTTATATCATCTGAGAAGAAAAAGCTTGAACGACTTTACAATTTTACTGAAAATTTTCATCAGCGAATTCATCAGTTGCTTGCAAAAATCGAAAAGCAATATGATGACTATAATCAATTATTAGAGGAACTTTCTAATCAATTAGATGATTGCAGTTTTAGAATCTATATTTGTGATGAGGATGGTTTTCAGCAATCAGTAAACATTTATAAAAATAAGCATTGGGAAATCCAGCCACAGTATTATTTGAAAAATTGGAGCTGGCGTCCATATTTTCTTGAAAATATTATGAGAATGCGAATTGATAAAAAAGGTTTTCTAAGTGATGTTTATAGTGATATTGAAAAAGGTGATTTAATCCGAACCTTCTCGTTCCCGTTAAACAATGACCACTATCTTTTTATCGATTTATCATATGAATTTTTATATGAAGAAGAAGGACTATTATAA
- the fadH gene encoding 2,4-dienoyl-CoA reductase, which yields MKDKVIIVTGGSNGMGKGMAKRFATGGAKVVIIGRTLEKLEEAKKEIETYPGQVETIQLDIRHAEKVSEMIMYVDEKFGRIDALVNNAAGNFICPAENLSINGWKSVIDIVLNGTFYCSSAIGKYWIDRQTKGVILNMVATYAWNAGAGVIHSAAAKAGVLSMTRTLAVEWGKKYGIRVNAIAPGPIERTGGADKLWESEEAAKRTLNSVPLGRLGTPEEIAALATFLLSDESAYINGECITIDGGQWLNQFPF from the coding sequence ATGAAAGACAAAGTTATCATTGTTACGGGCGGTTCGAATGGGATGGGAAAAGGGATGGCAAAAAGATTTGCAACAGGTGGTGCAAAAGTTGTAATTATCGGAAGAACACTTGAAAAACTTGAGGAAGCGAAAAAAGAAATCGAAACATACCCAGGACAAGTAGAAACAATCCAATTAGACATTCGTCATGCAGAAAAAGTCTCAGAAATGATTATGTATGTAGATGAAAAATTTGGTAGAATCGATGCTTTAGTCAATAATGCAGCAGGAAATTTTATTTGTCCTGCTGAAAACTTATCAATAAATGGCTGGAAATCAGTGATTGATATTGTGTTAAATGGTACTTTTTACTGCAGTTCTGCAATAGGAAAGTATTGGATTGATAGACAGACAAAGGGCGTAATCCTGAATATGGTTGCTACATATGCATGGAATGCAGGTGCAGGAGTGATCCATTCTGCTGCTGCAAAAGCAGGAGTATTGTCCATGACTAGAACATTGGCAGTTGAATGGGGAAAAAAATATGGGATTAGAGTAAATGCCATTGCACCTGGTCCAATCGAACGAACAGGTGGAGCAGATAAATTATGGGAATCAGAAGAAGCGGCAAAAAGAACATTAAATAGCGTACCGCTAGGACGACTTGGCACTCCTGAAGAAATTGCAGCACTTGCGACATTCTTACTCTCAGATGAATCTGCCTATATTAATGGAGAATGCATCACAATTGATGGTGGACAATGGTTAAATCAATTTCCGTTTTAA